In Zunongwangia sp. HGR-M22, the sequence TAACCAATTGTGAGCTCGGTATTCTTCAGCGACATACGGCAGCAATCGCAGATTCTTTCAACAGTAAAAAAGGTTTCGACCTTATAGAACTTGGCGCCGGCGACGGTAAAAAAACAAAGGTTTTATTAAAACATTTAGTCGGTAAAAATTATGATTTTAATTATTTACCGGTGGATATTAGTCAGCATGTTTTAGATGAATTAGAAGAAGCTTTAAAGACTGAAATTCCCGGTGTAAAAATTAAAACACAACAAGGAACTTACTTTAAAACCTTAGAGAAACTGGCCGATTATAATTCACGCAAAAAAGTGATCATGGTTTTGGGTTCTAACATTGGAAATCTTTTGCACGAAAAAGCCATCGATTTTTTAAAGAATATCTGCGAAGCGATGAGTGAAGAAGATATGCTATTTATGGGATTTGATCAGAAAAAAGATCCGCAAAAGATCCTGGATGCTTACAACGACCCCCATGGAATCACCGAAGCTTTTAATAAAAATCTTTTG encodes:
- a CDS encoding L-histidine N(alpha)-methyltransferase → MKSTPTTTTYATAFEEDVAKGLTSFPKYLLSKYIYDEKGDKLFQQIMNMPEYYLTNCELGILQRHTAAIADSFNSKKGFDLIELGAGDGKKTKVLLKHLVGKNYDFNYLPVDISQHVLDELEEALKTEIPGVKIKTQQGTYFKTLEKLADYNSRKKVIMVLGSNIGNLLHEKAIDFLKNICEAMSEEDMLFMGFDQKKDPQKILDAYNDPHGITEAFNKNLLVRMNNELEADFNTHEFKHWETYNPETGTAASYLVSKKEQQVKIDKLNLDIHFDAWETIHTEISQKYDDNIVQWLAEEAGLAVTGEFSDSENCYKNYIFRRKGF